In Pseudomonas poae, a single genomic region encodes these proteins:
- the betA gene encoding choline dehydrogenase, with product MSQEYDYIIVGAGSAGNTLATRLTEDEGVTVLLLEAGGPDYRFDFRTQMPAALAFPLQGRRYNWAYETDPEPHMDGRRMECGRGKGLGGSSLINGMCYIRGNAMDYDGWAKLPGLEDWTYLDCLPYFRKAETRDIGPNDWHGGDGPVSVTTPKAGNNPLFHAMVEAGVQAGYPRTVDLNGYQQEGFGPMDRTVTPKGRRASTARGYLDTAKKRSTLTIVTHALSDKVLFEGKRAVGVRYLIGAAEERVEARARKEVIVCSGAIGSPQLLQRSGVGPAPLLESLDIPVVHDLPGVGENLQDHLELYLQYACTQPVSLYPSLLWYNQPAIGAEWLFNGTGIGASNQFEAGGFIRTREEFEWPNIQYHFLPVAINYNGSNGVKEHGFQAHMGSMRSPSRGRIQLKSKNPRDYPSILFNYMATEQDWQEFRDGIRLTREIMQQPALDQYRGREISPGIEVQTDEQLDTFIREHAETAFHPSCSCKMGTDDMAVVDGEGRVHGMQGLRVVDASIMPIITTGNLNAPTIMIAEKIADKIRGRQPLPRSTADYYVAGDAPVRGKPMREVGPTAQ from the coding sequence ATGTCCCAAGAATACGATTACATCATTGTGGGTGCCGGCTCCGCCGGTAACACCCTGGCGACCCGTCTGACCGAAGACGAAGGCGTCACCGTTTTGCTGCTGGAAGCCGGTGGCCCCGACTACCGTTTCGACTTCCGCACTCAAATGCCAGCCGCCCTGGCCTTCCCACTGCAAGGCCGCCGCTACAACTGGGCCTACGAGACCGATCCAGAGCCACACATGGACGGCCGCCGTATGGAATGTGGTCGCGGCAAGGGCCTGGGTGGCTCTTCCCTGATCAACGGCATGTGCTACATCCGTGGCAACGCGATGGACTACGACGGCTGGGCAAAACTGCCAGGCCTGGAAGACTGGACCTACCTGGACTGCCTGCCGTATTTCCGCAAAGCCGAAACCCGCGACATCGGCCCCAACGATTGGCACGGCGGCGATGGCCCGGTCAGCGTGACCACGCCAAAAGCGGGCAACAACCCGCTGTTCCACGCCATGGTTGAAGCCGGCGTGCAGGCCGGTTACCCGCGCACTGTCGACTTGAACGGCTACCAGCAAGAAGGTTTCGGCCCGATGGACCGTACCGTCACGCCTAAAGGCCGTCGCGCCAGCACCGCGCGCGGGTACCTGGACACCGCCAAGAAGCGCTCCACGCTAACCATCGTCACCCACGCCCTCAGCGACAAAGTGCTGTTTGAAGGCAAGCGCGCCGTAGGCGTGCGTTACCTGATTGGCGCGGCTGAAGAGCGCGTTGAAGCCCGTGCACGTAAAGAAGTGATCGTGTGCAGCGGCGCAATCGGTTCGCCGCAGTTGCTGCAACGCTCCGGCGTCGGCCCGGCCCCACTGCTGGAAAGCCTCGATATCCCGGTGGTCCACGACCTGCCCGGCGTCGGCGAAAACCTGCAGGACCACCTTGAGCTGTACCTGCAATACGCCTGCACCCAACCGGTGTCGTTGTACCCGTCGCTGCTCTGGTACAACCAGCCGGCCATTGGTGCCGAGTGGCTGTTCAACGGCACCGGCATTGGCGCCAGCAACCAGTTCGAAGCGGGCGGTTTTATCCGTACCCGTGAAGAATTCGAATGGCCGAACATCCAGTACCACTTCTTGCCGGTCGCGATTAACTACAACGGCAGCAACGGTGTGAAAGAGCACGGTTTCCAAGCGCACATGGGCTCCATGCGCTCGCCGAGCCGTGGTCGCATCCAGCTCAAGTCGAAGAACCCAAGGGATTACCCGAGCATCCTCTTCAACTACATGGCCACCGAGCAAGACTGGCAGGAATTCCGCGACGGCATCCGCCTGACCCGTGAAATCATGCAGCAGCCGGCACTGGACCAATACCGTGGCCGTGAAATCAGCCCAGGTATTGAAGTGCAAACCGATGAGCAGCTGGACACGTTCATCCGCGAGCACGCCGAAACCGCGTTCCACCCGTCCTGCTCGTGCAAGATGGGCACCGACGACATGGCGGTCGTGGACGGCGAAGGCCGCGTGCATGGCATGCAAGGTCTGCGCGTTGTGGATGCGTCGATCATGCCGATCATCACCACCGGCAACCTGAACGCGCCAACGATCATGATCGCCGAGAAAATCGCCGACAAGATCCGTGGCCGCCAGCCACTGCCGCGCAGCACTGCCGACTACTACGTGGCAGGCGATGCGCCGGTGCGTGGCAAGCCGATGCGTGAAGTGGGTCCAACTGCACAGTAA
- the yccS gene encoding TIGR01666 family membrane protein, whose translation MSSTSFKQSMRRLWALDKFSYSVRVFIALTGSMALCWYQDEMTLLIPLFLGIIASALAETDDSWQGRLNALAVTLVCFSIAALSVELLFPYPWIFAIALALATFGLTMLGALGERYGAIASATLILSVYTMIGVDQRGGAVSDFWHEPLLLVAGAAWYGALSVLWQALFSNQPVQQSLARLFRELGRYLKLKSSLFEPIRQLDVEARRLELAQQNGRVVAALNAAKEIILHRVGNGRPGSKVSRYLKLYFLAQDIHERASSSHYPYNALAEAFFHSDVLFRCQRLLRQQGKACQTLAESIQLRQPFIYDDSFAEALGDLNASLEHLRIQSNPAWRGLLRSLRALAANLSTLDRLLSDASNPDSLADAADSNLLDRAPRNLKEMWTRLRTQMTPTSLLFRHALRLSLALTVGYGMLHAIHASQGYWIILTTLFVCQPNYGATRRKLGQRIIGTAIGLTVAWALFDLFPSPLVQSMFAIAAGLVFFINRTTRYTLATAAITLMVLFCFNQVGDGYGLFLPRLFDTLLGSLIAGLAVFLFLPDWQGRRLNKVLANTLTCNSIYLRQIMQQYAAGKSDDLAYRLARRNAHNADAALSTTLANMLMEPGHFRKEADVGFRFLVLSHTLLSYLSGLGAHRETQLPAEVREHLIEGAGNTLAASIDEIATGLANKQPIAIQSDAEEALAADLEQMPDEIDEGQRLVQTQLALICRQLGPLRTLAAHLIKETGEA comes from the coding sequence ATGTCATCGACCTCGTTCAAGCAGTCCATGCGGCGCCTGTGGGCGCTGGATAAATTCAGTTACAGCGTTCGGGTATTCATCGCCCTCACCGGCAGCATGGCGCTGTGCTGGTATCAAGATGAAATGACCCTGCTGATCCCGCTGTTCCTGGGGATTATCGCCAGTGCCCTGGCCGAGACCGATGACAGTTGGCAAGGCCGCCTTAATGCGCTCGCCGTGACGCTGGTGTGTTTCAGCATCGCCGCGCTGTCGGTGGAGCTGCTGTTCCCTTATCCGTGGATCTTCGCGATTGCCCTGGCCTTGGCCACGTTCGGCCTGACCATGCTCGGCGCCCTCGGCGAACGCTATGGCGCGATTGCGTCGGCGACGCTGATTCTGTCGGTGTACACCATGATCGGCGTGGACCAGCGCGGCGGTGCGGTCTCGGATTTCTGGCATGAGCCCCTGCTGCTGGTGGCCGGCGCCGCCTGGTATGGCGCGCTTTCCGTGCTGTGGCAGGCGCTGTTTTCCAACCAGCCGGTGCAACAAAGCCTGGCGCGGCTGTTCCGGGAACTGGGGCGTTACCTCAAGCTCAAGTCGTCATTGTTCGAACCGATCCGCCAGCTGGATGTGGAAGCTCGCCGCCTGGAACTGGCCCAGCAAAATGGCCGTGTGGTGGCCGCGCTGAACGCCGCGAAGGAAATCATTCTGCACCGCGTAGGCAACGGTCGACCGGGGTCGAAGGTCAGTCGCTACCTCAAGCTGTACTTTCTCGCCCAAGACATCCACGAACGCGCCAGCTCCTCCCACTACCCTTACAACGCGCTGGCTGAAGCGTTCTTCCACAGCGACGTGCTGTTCCGCTGCCAACGCCTGCTGCGCCAGCAGGGCAAGGCCTGCCAGACCCTGGCCGAGTCGATCCAGCTGCGCCAGCCGTTCATCTACGACGACAGCTTCGCGGAAGCCTTGGGCGACCTTAACGCCTCTCTCGAACACCTGCGCATTCAAAGCAACCCGGCCTGGCGCGGCCTGCTGCGTTCGCTGCGTGCCCTGGCGGCCAACCTGTCCACCCTGGACCGCCTGCTCAGCGACGCCAGCAACCCCGACTCACTGGCCGATGCCGCCGACAGCAACCTGTTGGATCGCGCCCCGCGCAATCTGAAGGAGATGTGGACGCGCCTGCGCACCCAGATGACGCCGACCTCCTTGCTGTTCCGTCATGCCTTGCGCCTGTCCCTGGCACTGACCGTCGGCTACGGCATGCTGCATGCGATCCATGCGTCCCAGGGTTATTGGATCATTCTTACCACGCTGTTCGTGTGCCAGCCCAACTATGGCGCCACGCGGCGCAAGCTCGGCCAGCGGATCATCGGCACGGCCATCGGCCTTACGGTGGCCTGGGCGCTGTTCGACCTGTTCCCAAGCCCGCTGGTGCAATCGATGTTCGCCATCGCCGCGGGCCTGGTGTTCTTTATCAACCGCACCACCCGTTACACCCTGGCCACAGCGGCAATCACGTTGATGGTGCTGTTCTGCTTCAACCAGGTGGGCGACGGCTACGGGCTGTTCCTGCCGCGCCTGTTCGATACCTTGCTCGGCAGCCTGATCGCCGGCCTGGCGGTGTTCCTGTTCCTGCCGGACTGGCAAGGTCGACGCCTGAACAAAGTGCTGGCCAACACCCTGACCTGCAACAGCATCTACTTGCGCCAAATCATGCAGCAATACGCCGCCGGCAAGAGCGACGACTTGGCCTATCGACTGGCCCGACGCAACGCGCACAACGCCGATGCCGCGCTGTCGACCACCCTGGCGAATATGCTGATGGAACCGGGGCACTTCCGTAAGGAGGCCGATGTGGGCTTCCGCTTTCTGGTGTTGTCCCACACGTTGCTCAGTTATTTGTCGGGGCTTGGCGCGCACCGTGAGACCCAGTTGCCGGCCGAAGTGCGCGAGCATTTGATCGAGGGGGCCGGCAATACGCTGGCGGCGAGCATCGATGAAATCGCCACCGGGTTGGCCAACAAGCAGCCGATTGCGATCCAGAGTGATGCCGAGGAAGCGCTGGCGGCGGACCTGGAGCAGATGCCGGACGAGATCGATGAGGGGCAACGGTTGGTGCAGACACAGTTGGCGTTGATTTGCCGGCAGTTGGGGCCGTTGCGGACGTTGGCTGCGCACCTGATCAAGGAAACTGGCGAGGCTTAG
- a CDS encoding betaine-aldehyde dehydrogenase, translated as MARFDLQKLYIDGGYSDAGSDATFDAINPANGEVLAQAQRATKEDVERAVVSAEKGQKIWAAMTAMERSRILRRAVDILRERNDELAALETLDTGKSFSETKYVDIVTGADVLEYYAGLVPAIEGEQIPLRDTSFVYTRREPLGVVAGIGAWNYPIQIALWKSAPALAAGNAMIFKPSEVTSLTTLKLAEIYTEAGVPAGVFNVLTGSGREVGTWLTEHPRIEKISFTGGTDTGKKVMASASSSSLKDVTMELGGKSPLIIFDDADLDRAADTAMMANFYSSGQVCTNGTRVFVPKHLQAAFEAKIVERVARIRVGNPEDENTNFGPLVSFAHMESVLGYIAKGKEQGARLLCGGDRLTDGDFAKGAFVAPTVFTDCTDDMVIVREEIFGPVMSILTYETEEEVIRRANDTDFGLAAGLVTKDLNRAHRVIHQLEAGICWINAWGESDAKMPVGGYKQSGVGRENGISSLNNFTRIKSVQVELGDYASVF; from the coding sequence ATGGCCCGTTTCGACCTGCAAAAACTCTACATTGACGGCGGCTACAGCGACGCTGGCAGCGATGCCACTTTCGACGCCATCAACCCGGCTAACGGTGAAGTTCTCGCCCAAGCGCAACGCGCTACTAAAGAAGACGTTGAACGCGCCGTGGTCAGCGCCGAAAAAGGCCAGAAAATCTGGGCCGCCATGACCGCCATGGAGCGTTCGCGCATCCTGCGTCGTGCCGTCGACATCCTGCGCGAGCGCAACGATGAACTGGCCGCCCTGGAAACCCTGGACACCGGCAAGTCGTTCTCCGAAACCAAATACGTCGACATCGTCACCGGCGCCGACGTGCTGGAATACTACGCAGGCCTGGTGCCAGCCATCGAAGGCGAGCAGATCCCACTGCGCGACACGTCATTCGTCTACACCCGCCGCGAGCCGCTGGGCGTTGTCGCCGGTATCGGCGCATGGAACTACCCGATCCAGATCGCCCTGTGGAAATCCGCGCCAGCCCTGGCCGCCGGTAACGCAATGATCTTCAAGCCAAGCGAAGTCACCTCGCTGACCACCCTGAAACTGGCCGAGATCTACACCGAAGCCGGCGTACCGGCTGGCGTGTTCAACGTATTGACCGGCAGTGGCCGTGAAGTTGGCACCTGGCTGACCGAGCACCCGCGCATCGAGAAAATCTCGTTCACCGGCGGCACCGACACCGGCAAGAAAGTCATGGCCAGCGCGTCGAGCTCTTCGCTCAAAGACGTGACCATGGAACTGGGCGGCAAGTCCCCGCTGATCATCTTCGACGACGCCGACCTGGATCGCGCCGCCGACACCGCGATGATGGCCAACTTCTACAGCTCCGGCCAGGTCTGCACCAACGGCACTCGCGTGTTCGTGCCCAAGCACCTGCAAGCGGCGTTCGAAGCCAAGATCGTTGAGCGTGTTGCGCGCATTCGCGTGGGCAACCCAGAAGATGAAAACACCAACTTCGGCCCGCTGGTCAGCTTTGCCCACATGGAAAGCGTGCTGGGCTACATCGCCAAGGGCAAAGAGCAAGGCGCACGCCTGCTGTGCGGCGGCGACCGTCTGACCGATGGCGACTTCGCCAAAGGCGCCTTCGTGGCCCCGACCGTGTTCACCGACTGCACCGACGACATGGTCATCGTGCGTGAAGAGATCTTCGGCCCAGTGATGAGCATCCTCACCTACGAAACCGAAGAAGAAGTGATCCGCCGCGCCAACGACACCGACTTCGGCCTGGCCGCAGGTCTTGTGACCAAGGACCTGAACCGCGCCCACCGCGTGATTCATCAACTGGAAGCGGGTATCTGCTGGATCAACGCCTGGGGCGAGTCCGACGCGAAGATGCCGGTCGGTGGCTACAAGCAATCGGGTGTTGGCCGTGAGAACGGCATCAGCTCGTTGAACAACTTCACCCGCATCAAATCGGTACAGGTTGAGCTGGGCGATTACGCCTCGGTGTTCTAA
- a CDS encoding TldD/PmbA family protein: MFDHHATLKQHFAALRTRAEFFSLRYVRESGQYLAVRKNVAEPPHLNHDEGAMLTVRLNGVEAYAATNDISLAGLQAALERAEQQARLIKPHALLDLRDQYVSSDVADYLSPELDQPFPSLSDCYQLLGSESAAVPKDERLVNWEVSLGLTHVEQIYLNSAGAELRQAQRFVFPGVNVTAYDGNDSQTRTLGGSNFGQQGGVDVINRFGLVGAAPRIADEALQLLLAPNTPNGPRDLLLMPDQMILQIHESIGHPLELDRILGDERNYAGTSFVKASDFGHLQYGSPLLNVTFDPDIPEQLASYGHDDDGTAASKQFLIREGLLLKPLGGALSQYRSGMSGVANSRASSWNRAPIDRMANLNIEAGDKSLAQLIGGIESGILMSTNRSWSIDDARNKFQFGCEWGQLIENGELKGVVKNPNYRAISAQFWRNLSAVGDASTFKVLGTPNCGKGEPNQVIRVGHASPACVFSNVDVFGEMPDEQFQGIG; encoded by the coding sequence ATGTTCGATCACCACGCCACACTCAAACAACACTTCGCAGCCCTGCGCACCCGCGCCGAGTTCTTCTCGCTGCGTTACGTGCGCGAATCCGGCCAGTACCTGGCCGTGCGCAAGAACGTCGCCGAACCACCCCACCTGAACCACGACGAAGGCGCCATGCTCACCGTGCGTCTCAACGGTGTGGAAGCCTACGCCGCGACCAACGACATTTCCCTGGCCGGCCTGCAAGCCGCCCTTGAGCGTGCCGAGCAGCAAGCTCGATTGATCAAGCCCCATGCCCTGCTGGACCTGCGCGACCAATACGTGTCCAGCGATGTGGCCGACTACCTGTCGCCTGAACTCGATCAGCCCTTCCCGTCCCTGAGCGACTGCTACCAATTGCTCGGCAGCGAGTCGGCCGCAGTGCCCAAGGACGAGCGCCTGGTCAATTGGGAAGTCAGCCTCGGCCTGACCCACGTCGAACAGATCTACCTCAACAGTGCCGGCGCCGAATTGCGCCAGGCCCAACGTTTTGTGTTCCCTGGCGTCAACGTCACCGCCTACGACGGCAATGACAGCCAGACCCGCACCCTCGGCGGCAGCAACTTTGGCCAGCAGGGCGGTGTTGATGTGATCAACCGCTTCGGCCTGGTGGGCGCCGCGCCGCGCATCGCCGATGAAGCCCTGCAACTGCTGCTCGCGCCAAACACGCCTAACGGCCCGCGCGACCTGTTGTTGATGCCCGACCAGATGATCCTGCAGATCCATGAGTCCATCGGCCACCCGCTGGAGTTGGACCGCATCCTGGGTGACGAGCGCAACTACGCCGGCACCAGTTTCGTGAAGGCCAGCGACTTCGGTCACCTGCAATACGGCTCGCCGTTGCTCAACGTGACCTTCGACCCGGACATCCCCGAACAGCTCGCCAGCTACGGCCATGACGACGATGGCACCGCCGCCAGTAAGCAGTTCCTGATCCGCGAGGGGCTGTTGCTCAAGCCGCTGGGCGGTGCGCTGTCGCAATACCGTTCGGGCATGAGCGGCGTGGCCAACAGCCGCGCCAGCAGTTGGAACCGCGCGCCCATCGACCGCATGGCCAACCTGAATATCGAAGCCGGCGACAAGAGCCTGGCGCAGCTGATTGGCGGTATCGAAAGCGGCATCCTGATGTCGACCAACCGGTCGTGGTCCATCGACGATGCACGCAATAAATTCCAGTTCGGTTGCGAGTGGGGCCAATTGATTGAAAACGGCGAGCTGAAAGGCGTGGTGAAAAACCCCAACTACCGGGCGATTTCCGCGCAGTTCTGGCGCAACCTCAGCGCGGTCGGCGACGCCAGCACCTTCAAGGTATTGGGCACGCCGAACTGCGGCAAAGGCGAACCCAACCAGGTGATCCGCGTGGGCCATGCCTCGCCGGCCTGTGTGTTCAGCAACGTTGATGTGTTTGGGGAGATGCCTGATGAACAATTTCAAGGCATTGGTTGA
- a CDS encoding TldD/PmbA family protein gives MNNFKALVEWLKQAVTDSEQFHLGYADESSEFVRFNHAKVRQAGQVQQASLNLKLINDGRHADLGITLAGEPELDRQRLADGLQQLRETLPLLPQDPYLLLNHNAWQSNNEQAQPLPELAQVLEDISQAADGVDLVGFYAAGPISRGFASSSGAFGWHQANSFNFDFSLFHANGEAVKASYAGHTWDSVEFAARFQQAREQLAFLGRPLHTLAPGQYRAYLAPAAMEEIISIITWGGFSAQAIASKGSSLQKLYAGEQSLSPLVTVNEQVSGSLSEAFSSEGYPRGDVTLINAGRAEGELINSRSAAEYGLSTNGASSDESPSALQMAAGSLAQADILKQLGTGLYISNLWYLNYSDLPAARLTGMTRFATFWVEDGEIKAPVSTMRFDDSVYSLLGSQLEALTAERELLLSASTYGQRNTSSNLLPGALVKRLTLTL, from the coding sequence ATGAACAATTTCAAGGCATTGGTTGAATGGCTCAAGCAGGCCGTCACCGACAGTGAACAATTCCACTTGGGCTATGCGGACGAGTCGTCCGAGTTTGTGCGCTTCAACCACGCCAAGGTGCGCCAGGCCGGCCAAGTGCAGCAGGCCAGCCTCAATCTGAAACTGATCAATGATGGCCGCCATGCCGACCTGGGCATCACCCTGGCCGGCGAACCGGAACTGGATCGCCAGCGTCTCGCCGACGGCCTGCAACAGTTGCGCGAAACTCTGCCATTGTTGCCGCAGGATCCTTATCTGCTGTTGAACCACAACGCCTGGCAAAGCAACAACGAACAGGCGCAGCCGTTGCCGGAACTGGCCCAGGTGCTGGAAGACATCAGCCAGGCCGCAGACGGTGTGGACTTGGTGGGTTTCTATGCCGCCGGCCCCATCAGCCGGGGTTTTGCCAGTTCATCAGGCGCCTTTGGCTGGCACCAGGCCAATAGCTTCAACTTCGATTTCAGCCTGTTCCATGCCAACGGCGAGGCGGTCAAGGCCAGCTACGCCGGGCATACCTGGGACAGCGTCGAATTTGCCGCACGCTTCCAGCAGGCCCGCGAGCAGTTGGCGTTCCTCGGGCGCCCGCTGCACACACTGGCGCCTGGGCAATACCGGGCCTACCTTGCGCCGGCCGCGATGGAAGAAATCATCAGCATCATCACCTGGGGCGGTTTCTCCGCCCAGGCCATCGCCAGCAAAGGCAGCTCGCTGCAAAAACTGTATGCGGGCGAACAGTCCCTGAGCCCGCTGGTGACAGTGAACGAGCAGGTCAGCGGCTCCCTGAGTGAAGCGTTCTCCAGCGAAGGCTACCCACGCGGTGACGTCACACTGATCAATGCGGGACGTGCCGAGGGCGAGTTGATCAACTCCCGCAGCGCTGCCGAATACGGCTTGAGCACCAACGGCGCCAGCAGCGACGAGTCGCCCAGTGCCCTGCAGATGGCGGCAGGCAGCCTGGCGCAAGCCGATATCCTCAAGCAGTTGGGCACCGGGTTGTATATCAGCAACCTGTGGTACCTGAACTACTCCGACCTGCCGGCGGCACGCCTCACCGGCATGACACGCTTTGCCACGTTCTGGGTGGAAGACGGCGAAATCAAGGCGCCGGTGAGTACCATGCGCTTTGATGACAGTGTGTACAGCCTGCTGGGATCGCAGTTGGAAGCGCTGACGGCGGAGCGGGAATTGTTGTTGTCGGCCAGTACGTATGGGCAGCGCAATACGTCGTCCAACCTGTTGCCAGGGGCCTTGGTCAAACGCCTGACCCTGACGTTGTAA
- the betI gene encoding transcriptional regulator BetI produces MPKVGMQPIRRQQLIEATLTAIDQVGMGDASIALIARLAGVSNGIISHYFQDKNGLIAATMRYLMNVLIENVHERRLALTDDSPRAHLQVIIEGNFDASQVNGPAMKTWLAFWATSMHHPSLHRLQRINDQRLYSNLCCQFRRVLPLPHARKAARGLAALIDGLWLRGALSGDAFDTAQAQRIAYEYMDFQLAKQVS; encoded by the coding sequence ATGCCCAAGGTCGGTATGCAACCCATACGCCGCCAGCAATTGATCGAAGCCACTTTGACGGCCATCGATCAGGTCGGAATGGGAGATGCCAGCATTGCGCTGATCGCCCGTTTGGCCGGCGTCTCGAACGGCATCATCAGTCACTACTTTCAGGACAAGAACGGCCTGATCGCAGCGACCATGCGGTACTTGATGAATGTGCTGATCGAGAACGTCCACGAACGCAGGCTGGCCCTTACGGACGACAGCCCACGTGCGCACCTTCAGGTGATCATCGAGGGCAACTTCGACGCCAGCCAGGTCAACGGCCCGGCTATGAAAACCTGGCTGGCCTTCTGGGCCACCAGCATGCATCACCCGTCATTGCACCGGTTGCAGCGGATCAACGATCAACGTCTGTATTCCAACCTGTGCTGCCAGTTCCGCCGAGTGCTGCCGCTGCCGCACGCACGCAAAGCAGCCCGAGGCCTGGCGGCCCTGATCGACGGTTTATGGTTGCGCGGCGCCCTGTCGGGAGACGCTTTCGACACGGCACAGGCACAACGGATCGCTTACGAATACATGGATTTCCAATTGGCCAAGCAGGTGAGTTAG
- the dbpA gene encoding ATP-dependent RNA helicase DbpA, producing MTTIATAFNTLPLSAAMLANLDSLGYVEMTQIQAQSLPVILKGLDLIAQAKTGSGKTAAFGIGLLNPINPRYFGCQALVMCPTRELADQVAKEIRRLARAEDNIKVLTLCGGVSLGPQIASLEHGAHVIVGTPGRIQQHLRKGSLVLDGLNTLILDEADRMLDMGFYDAIEDIISKTPPRRQTLLFSATYPVSIKQLASKFMRAPQQVKAEAFHSDDQIEQRFFEISPEERMDAVTKVLAHFRPASCVAFCFTKQQVQETVDHLTSKGISAVGLHGDLEQRDRDQVLAMFANRSTSVLVATDVAARGLDIDSLDMVINVELARDSEIHIHRVGRTGRAGETGIAISLVAPSEAHRAQAIEQLQKSPLNWDQLDNLKPQSGGPLLPQMSTLCIAAGRKDKVRPGDILGALTGEAGIPGAQVGKIAIFDFQAFVAVERGIAKQALQRLNDGKIKGRSLRVRIL from the coding sequence GTGACTACCATCGCCACCGCTTTTAATACTTTGCCCCTGTCCGCCGCCATGCTGGCTAACCTCGACTCGCTGGGTTATGTCGAGATGACGCAGATCCAGGCGCAAAGCTTGCCGGTGATCCTCAAGGGGCTGGACCTGATTGCCCAGGCCAAGACCGGCAGCGGCAAGACTGCCGCCTTCGGCATCGGCCTGTTGAACCCGATCAACCCGCGCTACTTCGGCTGCCAGGCCCTGGTGATGTGCCCGACCCGTGAGCTGGCCGACCAGGTCGCCAAGGAAATCCGTCGCCTGGCGCGCGCCGAAGACAACATCAAGGTGTTGACCCTGTGCGGCGGCGTGTCCCTCGGCCCGCAGATCGCCTCGCTGGAACACGGCGCCCACGTGATCGTCGGCACCCCGGGCCGTATCCAGCAGCACCTGCGCAAGGGCTCGCTGGTACTGGACGGCTTGAACACGCTGATCCTCGACGAAGCCGACCGCATGCTCGACATGGGTTTCTACGACGCCATCGAAGACATCATCAGCAAGACCCCGCCGCGCCGCCAGACCCTGCTGTTCTCGGCCACCTACCCGGTGAGCATCAAGCAGCTGGCTTCAAAATTCATGCGCGCACCGCAGCAAGTGAAGGCCGAAGCGTTCCACTCCGACGACCAGATCGAGCAGCGGTTCTTCGAGATCTCGCCGGAAGAACGCATGGACGCGGTGACCAAGGTGCTGGCGCACTTCCGCCCGGCGTCTTGCGTGGCGTTCTGCTTTACCAAGCAGCAAGTGCAGGAAACCGTGGATCACCTGACGTCCAAGGGCATCTCTGCCGTTGGCCTGCACGGCGACCTGGAACAGCGCGACCGCGACCAGGTGCTGGCGATGTTCGCCAACCGCAGTACGTCGGTGCTGGTAGCGACCGACGTGGCCGCCCGTGGTTTGGACATTGACTCGCTGGACATGGTGATCAACGTCGAACTGGCCCGCGATTCGGAAATCCACATCCACCGTGTGGGCCGCACCGGCCGTGCCGGCGAAACCGGCATCGCCATCAGCCTGGTGGCGCCGTCCGAAGCCCACCGCGCCCAAGCCATCGAGCAACTGCAGAAGTCGCCCTTGAACTGGGACCAACTGGACAACCTCAAGCCGCAAAGCGGTGGTCCGTTGCTGCCACAGATGAGCACCCTGTGCATCGCTGCTGGCCGTAAAGACAAAGTACGTCCGGGTGACATCCTCGGTGCTCTGACCGGTGAAGCCGGGATCCCCGGGGCCCAGGTTGGCAAGATCGCGATCTTTGACTTCCAGGCGTTTGTGGCCGTTGAGCGTGGCATCGCCAAGCAGGCGTTGCAGCGTTTGAATGACGGGAAGATCAAGGGCCGTTCGTTGCGCGTGCGGATCCTGTAA